A single Salmo salar chromosome ssa19, Ssal_v3.1, whole genome shotgun sequence DNA region contains:
- the LOC106579296 gene encoding rho GTPase-activating protein 44 isoform X5: protein MKKQFNRMRQLANQTVGRAEKTEVLSEDLLQVEKRLELVKQVSHSTHKKLTACLQGQQGVDVEKRSVRSPSKKLPLTTLAQCLVEGAAVLGDDSLLGKMLKLCGETQEKMAQELILFEFTIDRDVVEPLYELAEVEIPNIQKQRKQLAKLVLDMDSARTRFHQSSKSGMSSNVQPGAKGEHLREEMEEAANRMEICRDQLSADMYNFVAKEIDYASYFQALIEVQAQYHRKSLELLQNILPQIKAHQETWVEKPCYGKPLEEHLALSGRDIAFPIEACVTMLLECGMQEEGLFRVAPSASKLKKLKASLDCGVMDVQEYSIDPHAIAGALKSYLRELPEPLMTFELYDEWIQASNIQDQDKRLQALLTACKKLPLANGNNFKYLIKFLAKLDDYQDENKMTPGNIAIVLGPNLLWTTQEGNITEMMTTVSLQIVGIIEPIIQHADWFFPGEIEFNVTGNYGSPVHTNHNANYSSMPSPDMDHSDRKHNDQSRRPLSVATDNMMLEFYKKDGSVRKIQSTLKNNELSPVIGQKGFQGTAPSGGLSQHSSEHSPHTLRRAKKLAPIPPKPYSQSGGMSDQSTGQPSPVSLSPTPPSTPSLYGFSYPQGYATIGSPGQAQTATPSLSSPPSLAGTLTKARPTSKPPRQRPSLPPPQPPSTPGSSPQPLEHGGGLLDGLSPGESMSTDSFCNLDIPIINVELDGIFDEPKMAPYRNSVAVVRPTPKAESEEESESTIL, encoded by the exons AGCTGAAAAAACGGAAGTATTAAGTGAAGACCTGCTACAG GTGGAGAAGCGGCTGGAGCTGGTCAAACAGGTGTCCCACAGCACCCACAAGAAGCTGACTGCCTGTCTGCAGGGCCAACAGGGGGTGGATGTGGAGAAAAGGTCTGTCAGATCGCCCTCG AAAAAGCTGCCCCTTACAACGCTAGCGCAATGCCTGGTGGAGGGAGCTGCAGTGTTGGGCGACGACTCACTATTGGG GAAGATGCTAAAACTGTGTGGCGAGACACAGGAGAAGATGGCTCAAGAGCTCATCCTGTTTGAGTTCACCATTGACAGAGACGTGGTGGAACCCCTGTACGAACTAGCCGAG GTGGAAATCCCCAACATCCAGAAACAAAGGAAACAATTAGCAAAGCTGGTTCTGGACATGGATTCGGCACGCACAAG gtTCCACCAGTCCTCCAAATCGGGTATGTCCAGCAACGTGCAGCCAGGGGCCAAGGGCGAGCACCTCAGGGAAGAGATGGAAGAGGCAGCCAATCGAATGGAGATCTGTCGA GATCAATTATCAGCAGACATGTACAATTTTGTGGCCAAAGAAATTGACTATGCAAGCTACTTTCAGGCA ttgATAGAGGTGCAGGCACAGTACCACAGGAAGTCATTAGAGCTCCTCCAGAATATTCTGCCTCAGATTAAAGCCCACCAGG AGACGTGGGTGGAGAAGCCGTGCTATGGGAAACCCTTAGAGGAGCACCTAGCCCTCAGCGGGCGGGACATTGCCTTTCCTATCGAAGCCTGTGTCACCATGCTGCTGGAGTGTGGCATGCAGGAAGAG GGCCTGTTCAGAGTAGCGCCGTCTGCGTCCAAACTGAAGAAGCTCAAGGCGTCTCTagactgtggggtgatggacgtACAGGAGTATTCTATAGACCCTCACGCCATCGCAG GTGCTTTGAAATCCTACCTACGGGAACTCCCTGAGCCACTGATGACCTTTGAACTTTACGACGAATGGATTCAAGCTTCCAA CATTCAAGACCAAGACAAGAGACTCCAAGCCCTCCTTACAGCCTGCAAGAAACTACCCCTGGCCAACGGCAACAACTTCAA gtATTTAATCAAATTCCTCGCCAAGTTGGATGACTACCAGGACGAAAATAAAATGACCCCTGGGAATATTGCAATTGTCTTGGGCCCTAACCTGCTGTGGACAACGCAGGAAGG aaacATTACAGAGATGATGACCACTGTGTCCCTGCAGATCGTAGGCATCATTGAGCCCATCATCCAGCACGCTGACTGGTTCTTCCCTGGAG AGATTGAGTTTAATGTCACAGGAAACTATGGCAGCCCAGTCCACACCAATCACAACGCCAACTACAGCTCCATGCCGTCTCCGGATATGGACCATTCAGATCGCAAGCACAATGATCAGAGCCGACGTCCACTCAGTGTGGCCACCGATAATATGATGCTGGAGTTCTATAAGAAGGATGG CAGCGTTAGGAAAATTCAAAG TACTCTGAAGAACAATGAGCTGTCTCCAGTGATTGGACAGAAGGGCTTCCAGGGAACGGCACCCTCTGGTGGGCTGTCACAGCACTCTTCTGAACATAGCCCTCACACCCTGAGAAGAG CTAAGAAGCTGGCCCCCATCCCACCTAAACCCTACTCTCAGTCTGGGGGAATGTCGGACCAGTCTACAGGTCAGCCGTCTCCAGTCAGCCTGTCCCCCACCCCTCCTAGTACCCCCTCCCTGTACGGCTTCAGCTACCCCCAGGGCTACGCCACCATCGGCTCCCCGGGACAGGCCCAGAccgccaccccctctctctcctcccctccctcgctAGCCGGCACCCTCACAAAGGCTAGGCCCACTTCCAAGCCTCCTCGGCAGAGGCCCAGCCTACCCCCGCCGCAGCCCCCCAGCACCCCTGGCTCCAGCCCCCAACCTCTTGAGCACGGTGGCGGCCTTCTGGATGGATTGTCTCCTGGAGAGAGCATGTCCACAG ACTCTTTCTGCAACCTGGATATCCCCATCATTAACGTAGAACTGGATGGCATCTTTGATGAGCCCAAGATGGCCCCCTACAGGAACTCAGTGGCGGTGGTCCGGCCAACCCCTAAGGCCGAGTCAGAGGAAGAGTCTGAGAGCACGATACTATGA
- the LOC106579296 gene encoding rho GTPase-activating protein 44 isoform X6, translated as MKKQFNRMRQLANQTVGRAEKTEVLSEDLLQVEKRLELVKQVSHSTHKKLTACLQGQQGVDVEKRSVRSPSKKLPLTTLAQCLVEGAAVLGDDSLLGKMLKLCGETQEKMAQELILFEFTIDRDVVEPLYELAEVEIPNIQKQRKQLAKLVLDMDSARTRFHQSSKSGMSSNVQPGAKGEHLREEMEEAANRMEICRDQLSADMYNFVAKEIDYASYFQALIEVQAQYHRKSLELLQNILPQIKAHQETWVEKPCYGKPLEEHLALSGRDIAFPIEACVTMLLECGMQEEGLFRVAPSASKLKKLKASLDCGVMDVQEYSIDPHAIAGALKSYLRELPEPLMTFELYDEWIQASNIQDQDKRLQALLTACKKLPLANGNNFKYLIKFLAKLDDYQDENKMTPGNIAIVLGPNLLWTTQEGNITEMMTTVSLQIVGIIEPIIQHADWFFPGEIEFNVTGNYGSPVHTNHNANYSSMPSPDMDHSDRKHNDQSRRPLSVATDNMMLEFYKKDGVRKIQSTLKNNELSPVIGQKGFQGTAPSGGLSQHSSEHSPHTLRRAKKLAPIPPKPYSQSGGMSDQSTGQPSPVSLSPTPPSTPSLYGFSYPQGYATIGSPGQAQTATPSLSSPPSLAGTLTKARPTSKPPRQRPSLPPPQPPSTPGSSPQPLEHGGGLLDGLSPGESMSTDSFCNLDIPIINVELDGIFDEPKMAPYRNSVAVVRPTPKAESEEESESTIL; from the exons AGCTGAAAAAACGGAAGTATTAAGTGAAGACCTGCTACAG GTGGAGAAGCGGCTGGAGCTGGTCAAACAGGTGTCCCACAGCACCCACAAGAAGCTGACTGCCTGTCTGCAGGGCCAACAGGGGGTGGATGTGGAGAAAAGGTCTGTCAGATCGCCCTCG AAAAAGCTGCCCCTTACAACGCTAGCGCAATGCCTGGTGGAGGGAGCTGCAGTGTTGGGCGACGACTCACTATTGGG GAAGATGCTAAAACTGTGTGGCGAGACACAGGAGAAGATGGCTCAAGAGCTCATCCTGTTTGAGTTCACCATTGACAGAGACGTGGTGGAACCCCTGTACGAACTAGCCGAG GTGGAAATCCCCAACATCCAGAAACAAAGGAAACAATTAGCAAAGCTGGTTCTGGACATGGATTCGGCACGCACAAG gtTCCACCAGTCCTCCAAATCGGGTATGTCCAGCAACGTGCAGCCAGGGGCCAAGGGCGAGCACCTCAGGGAAGAGATGGAAGAGGCAGCCAATCGAATGGAGATCTGTCGA GATCAATTATCAGCAGACATGTACAATTTTGTGGCCAAAGAAATTGACTATGCAAGCTACTTTCAGGCA ttgATAGAGGTGCAGGCACAGTACCACAGGAAGTCATTAGAGCTCCTCCAGAATATTCTGCCTCAGATTAAAGCCCACCAGG AGACGTGGGTGGAGAAGCCGTGCTATGGGAAACCCTTAGAGGAGCACCTAGCCCTCAGCGGGCGGGACATTGCCTTTCCTATCGAAGCCTGTGTCACCATGCTGCTGGAGTGTGGCATGCAGGAAGAG GGCCTGTTCAGAGTAGCGCCGTCTGCGTCCAAACTGAAGAAGCTCAAGGCGTCTCTagactgtggggtgatggacgtACAGGAGTATTCTATAGACCCTCACGCCATCGCAG GTGCTTTGAAATCCTACCTACGGGAACTCCCTGAGCCACTGATGACCTTTGAACTTTACGACGAATGGATTCAAGCTTCCAA CATTCAAGACCAAGACAAGAGACTCCAAGCCCTCCTTACAGCCTGCAAGAAACTACCCCTGGCCAACGGCAACAACTTCAA gtATTTAATCAAATTCCTCGCCAAGTTGGATGACTACCAGGACGAAAATAAAATGACCCCTGGGAATATTGCAATTGTCTTGGGCCCTAACCTGCTGTGGACAACGCAGGAAGG aaacATTACAGAGATGATGACCACTGTGTCCCTGCAGATCGTAGGCATCATTGAGCCCATCATCCAGCACGCTGACTGGTTCTTCCCTGGAG AGATTGAGTTTAATGTCACAGGAAACTATGGCAGCCCAGTCCACACCAATCACAACGCCAACTACAGCTCCATGCCGTCTCCGGATATGGACCATTCAGATCGCAAGCACAATGATCAGAGCCGACGTCCACTCAGTGTGGCCACCGATAATATGATGCTGGAGTTCTATAAGAAGGATGG CGTTAGGAAAATTCAAAG TACTCTGAAGAACAATGAGCTGTCTCCAGTGATTGGACAGAAGGGCTTCCAGGGAACGGCACCCTCTGGTGGGCTGTCACAGCACTCTTCTGAACATAGCCCTCACACCCTGAGAAGAG CTAAGAAGCTGGCCCCCATCCCACCTAAACCCTACTCTCAGTCTGGGGGAATGTCGGACCAGTCTACAGGTCAGCCGTCTCCAGTCAGCCTGTCCCCCACCCCTCCTAGTACCCCCTCCCTGTACGGCTTCAGCTACCCCCAGGGCTACGCCACCATCGGCTCCCCGGGACAGGCCCAGAccgccaccccctctctctcctcccctccctcgctAGCCGGCACCCTCACAAAGGCTAGGCCCACTTCCAAGCCTCCTCGGCAGAGGCCCAGCCTACCCCCGCCGCAGCCCCCCAGCACCCCTGGCTCCAGCCCCCAACCTCTTGAGCACGGTGGCGGCCTTCTGGATGGATTGTCTCCTGGAGAGAGCATGTCCACAG ACTCTTTCTGCAACCTGGATATCCCCATCATTAACGTAGAACTGGATGGCATCTTTGATGAGCCCAAGATGGCCCCCTACAGGAACTCAGTGGCGGTGGTCCGGCCAACCCCTAAGGCCGAGTCAGAGGAAGAGTCTGAGAGCACGATACTATGA
- the LOC106579296 gene encoding rho GTPase-activating protein 44 isoform X7 has product MKKQFNRMRQLANQTVGRAEKTEVLSEDLLQVEKRLELVKQVSHSTHKKLTACLQGQQGVDVEKRSVRSPSKKLPLTTLAQCLVEGAAVLGDDSLLGKMLKLCGETQEKMAQELILFEFTIDRDVVEPLYELAEVEIPNIQKQRKQLAKLVLDMDSARTRFHQSSKSGMSSNVQPGAKGEHLREEMEEAANRMEICRDQLSADMYNFVAKEIDYASYFQALIEVQAQYHRKSLELLQNILPQIKAHQETWVEKPCYGKPLEEHLALSGRDIAFPIEACVTMLLECGMQEEGLFRVAPSASKLKKLKASLDCGVMDVQEYSIDPHAIAGALKSYLRELPEPLMTFELYDEWIQASNIQDQDKRLQALLTACKKLPLANGNNFKYLIKFLAKLDDYQDENKMTPGNIAIVLGPNLLWTTQEGNITEMMTTVSLQIVGIIEPIIQHADWFFPGEIEFNVTGNYGSPVHTNHNANYSSMPSPDMDHSDRKHNDQSRRPLSVATDNMMLEFYKKDGTLKNNELSPVIGQKGFQGTAPSGGLSQHSSEHSPHTLRRAKKLAPIPPKPYSQSGGMSDQSTGQPSPVSLSPTPPSTPSLYGFSYPQGYATIGSPGQAQTATPSLSSPPSLAGTLTKARPTSKPPRQRPSLPPPQPPSTPGSSPQPLEHGGGLLDGLSPGESMSTDSFCNLDIPIINVELDGIFDEPKMAPYRNSVAVVRPTPKAESEEESESTIL; this is encoded by the exons AGCTGAAAAAACGGAAGTATTAAGTGAAGACCTGCTACAG GTGGAGAAGCGGCTGGAGCTGGTCAAACAGGTGTCCCACAGCACCCACAAGAAGCTGACTGCCTGTCTGCAGGGCCAACAGGGGGTGGATGTGGAGAAAAGGTCTGTCAGATCGCCCTCG AAAAAGCTGCCCCTTACAACGCTAGCGCAATGCCTGGTGGAGGGAGCTGCAGTGTTGGGCGACGACTCACTATTGGG GAAGATGCTAAAACTGTGTGGCGAGACACAGGAGAAGATGGCTCAAGAGCTCATCCTGTTTGAGTTCACCATTGACAGAGACGTGGTGGAACCCCTGTACGAACTAGCCGAG GTGGAAATCCCCAACATCCAGAAACAAAGGAAACAATTAGCAAAGCTGGTTCTGGACATGGATTCGGCACGCACAAG gtTCCACCAGTCCTCCAAATCGGGTATGTCCAGCAACGTGCAGCCAGGGGCCAAGGGCGAGCACCTCAGGGAAGAGATGGAAGAGGCAGCCAATCGAATGGAGATCTGTCGA GATCAATTATCAGCAGACATGTACAATTTTGTGGCCAAAGAAATTGACTATGCAAGCTACTTTCAGGCA ttgATAGAGGTGCAGGCACAGTACCACAGGAAGTCATTAGAGCTCCTCCAGAATATTCTGCCTCAGATTAAAGCCCACCAGG AGACGTGGGTGGAGAAGCCGTGCTATGGGAAACCCTTAGAGGAGCACCTAGCCCTCAGCGGGCGGGACATTGCCTTTCCTATCGAAGCCTGTGTCACCATGCTGCTGGAGTGTGGCATGCAGGAAGAG GGCCTGTTCAGAGTAGCGCCGTCTGCGTCCAAACTGAAGAAGCTCAAGGCGTCTCTagactgtggggtgatggacgtACAGGAGTATTCTATAGACCCTCACGCCATCGCAG GTGCTTTGAAATCCTACCTACGGGAACTCCCTGAGCCACTGATGACCTTTGAACTTTACGACGAATGGATTCAAGCTTCCAA CATTCAAGACCAAGACAAGAGACTCCAAGCCCTCCTTACAGCCTGCAAGAAACTACCCCTGGCCAACGGCAACAACTTCAA gtATTTAATCAAATTCCTCGCCAAGTTGGATGACTACCAGGACGAAAATAAAATGACCCCTGGGAATATTGCAATTGTCTTGGGCCCTAACCTGCTGTGGACAACGCAGGAAGG aaacATTACAGAGATGATGACCACTGTGTCCCTGCAGATCGTAGGCATCATTGAGCCCATCATCCAGCACGCTGACTGGTTCTTCCCTGGAG AGATTGAGTTTAATGTCACAGGAAACTATGGCAGCCCAGTCCACACCAATCACAACGCCAACTACAGCTCCATGCCGTCTCCGGATATGGACCATTCAGATCGCAAGCACAATGATCAGAGCCGACGTCCACTCAGTGTGGCCACCGATAATATGATGCTGGAGTTCTATAAGAAGGATGG TACTCTGAAGAACAATGAGCTGTCTCCAGTGATTGGACAGAAGGGCTTCCAGGGAACGGCACCCTCTGGTGGGCTGTCACAGCACTCTTCTGAACATAGCCCTCACACCCTGAGAAGAG CTAAGAAGCTGGCCCCCATCCCACCTAAACCCTACTCTCAGTCTGGGGGAATGTCGGACCAGTCTACAGGTCAGCCGTCTCCAGTCAGCCTGTCCCCCACCCCTCCTAGTACCCCCTCCCTGTACGGCTTCAGCTACCCCCAGGGCTACGCCACCATCGGCTCCCCGGGACAGGCCCAGAccgccaccccctctctctcctcccctccctcgctAGCCGGCACCCTCACAAAGGCTAGGCCCACTTCCAAGCCTCCTCGGCAGAGGCCCAGCCTACCCCCGCCGCAGCCCCCCAGCACCCCTGGCTCCAGCCCCCAACCTCTTGAGCACGGTGGCGGCCTTCTGGATGGATTGTCTCCTGGAGAGAGCATGTCCACAG ACTCTTTCTGCAACCTGGATATCCCCATCATTAACGTAGAACTGGATGGCATCTTTGATGAGCCCAAGATGGCCCCCTACAGGAACTCAGTGGCGGTGGTCCGGCCAACCCCTAAGGCCGAGTCAGAGGAAGAGTCTGAGAGCACGATACTATGA
- the LOC106579296 gene encoding rho GTPase-activating protein 44 isoform X3, producing MKKQFNRMRQLANQTVGRAEKTEVLSEDLLQVEKRLELVKQVSHSTHKKLTACLQGQQGVDVEKRSVRSPSKKLPLTTLAQCLVEGAAVLGDDSLLGKMLKLCGETQEKMAQELILFEFTIDRDVVEPLYELAEVEIPNIQKQRKQLAKLVLDMDSARTRFHQSSKSGMSSNVQPGAKGEHLREEMEEAANRMEICRDQLSADMYNFVAKEIDYASYFQALIEVQAQYHRKSLELLQNILPQIKAHQETWVEKPCYGKPLEEHLALSGRDIAFPIEACVTMLLECGMQEEGLFRVAPSASKLKKLKASLDCGVMDVQEYSIDPHAIAGALKSYLRELPEPLMTFELYDEWIQASNIQDQDKRLQALLTACKKLPLANGNNFKYLIKFLAKLDDYQDENKMTPGNIAIVLGPNLLWTTQEGNITEMMTTVSLQIVGIIEPIIQHADWFFPGEIEFNVTGNYGSPVHTNHNANYSSMPSPDMDHSDRKHNDQSRRPLSVATDNMMLEFYKKDGSVRKIQSMGVRVMDTSWVSRRGSSSARKSSSTPLGVQSPLLPSDALIPEQGEVSASPSPTPPPASSDRASTLKNNELSPVIGQKGFQGTAPSGGLSQHSSEHSPHTLRRAKKLAPIPPKPYSQSGGMSDQSTGQPSPVSLSPTPPSTPSLYGFSYPQGYATIGSPGQAQTATPSLSSPPSLAGTLTKARPTSKPPRQRPSLPPPQPPSTPGSSPQPLEHGGGLLDGLSPGESMSTAV from the exons AGCTGAAAAAACGGAAGTATTAAGTGAAGACCTGCTACAG GTGGAGAAGCGGCTGGAGCTGGTCAAACAGGTGTCCCACAGCACCCACAAGAAGCTGACTGCCTGTCTGCAGGGCCAACAGGGGGTGGATGTGGAGAAAAGGTCTGTCAGATCGCCCTCG AAAAAGCTGCCCCTTACAACGCTAGCGCAATGCCTGGTGGAGGGAGCTGCAGTGTTGGGCGACGACTCACTATTGGG GAAGATGCTAAAACTGTGTGGCGAGACACAGGAGAAGATGGCTCAAGAGCTCATCCTGTTTGAGTTCACCATTGACAGAGACGTGGTGGAACCCCTGTACGAACTAGCCGAG GTGGAAATCCCCAACATCCAGAAACAAAGGAAACAATTAGCAAAGCTGGTTCTGGACATGGATTCGGCACGCACAAG gtTCCACCAGTCCTCCAAATCGGGTATGTCCAGCAACGTGCAGCCAGGGGCCAAGGGCGAGCACCTCAGGGAAGAGATGGAAGAGGCAGCCAATCGAATGGAGATCTGTCGA GATCAATTATCAGCAGACATGTACAATTTTGTGGCCAAAGAAATTGACTATGCAAGCTACTTTCAGGCA ttgATAGAGGTGCAGGCACAGTACCACAGGAAGTCATTAGAGCTCCTCCAGAATATTCTGCCTCAGATTAAAGCCCACCAGG AGACGTGGGTGGAGAAGCCGTGCTATGGGAAACCCTTAGAGGAGCACCTAGCCCTCAGCGGGCGGGACATTGCCTTTCCTATCGAAGCCTGTGTCACCATGCTGCTGGAGTGTGGCATGCAGGAAGAG GGCCTGTTCAGAGTAGCGCCGTCTGCGTCCAAACTGAAGAAGCTCAAGGCGTCTCTagactgtggggtgatggacgtACAGGAGTATTCTATAGACCCTCACGCCATCGCAG GTGCTTTGAAATCCTACCTACGGGAACTCCCTGAGCCACTGATGACCTTTGAACTTTACGACGAATGGATTCAAGCTTCCAA CATTCAAGACCAAGACAAGAGACTCCAAGCCCTCCTTACAGCCTGCAAGAAACTACCCCTGGCCAACGGCAACAACTTCAA gtATTTAATCAAATTCCTCGCCAAGTTGGATGACTACCAGGACGAAAATAAAATGACCCCTGGGAATATTGCAATTGTCTTGGGCCCTAACCTGCTGTGGACAACGCAGGAAGG aaacATTACAGAGATGATGACCACTGTGTCCCTGCAGATCGTAGGCATCATTGAGCCCATCATCCAGCACGCTGACTGGTTCTTCCCTGGAG AGATTGAGTTTAATGTCACAGGAAACTATGGCAGCCCAGTCCACACCAATCACAACGCCAACTACAGCTCCATGCCGTCTCCGGATATGGACCATTCAGATCGCAAGCACAATGATCAGAGCCGACGTCCACTCAGTGTGGCCACCGATAATATGATGCTGGAGTTCTATAAGAAGGATGG CAGCGTTAGGAAAATTCAAAG CATGGGGGTCAGGGTGATGGACACTTCTTGGGTGTCGCGCAGGGGCTCGTCGTCAGCGCGTAAAAGCTCCTCCACGCCCCTAGGTGTACAGTCCCCCCTCCTGCCCTCAGACGCTCTCATACCTGAGCAGGGGGAGGTCTCTGCGtccccctccccaacccctcCTCCCGCTAGCAGTGACCGTGCCAG TACTCTGAAGAACAATGAGCTGTCTCCAGTGATTGGACAGAAGGGCTTCCAGGGAACGGCACCCTCTGGTGGGCTGTCACAGCACTCTTCTGAACATAGCCCTCACACCCTGAGAAGAG CTAAGAAGCTGGCCCCCATCCCACCTAAACCCTACTCTCAGTCTGGGGGAATGTCGGACCAGTCTACAGGTCAGCCGTCTCCAGTCAGCCTGTCCCCCACCCCTCCTAGTACCCCCTCCCTGTACGGCTTCAGCTACCCCCAGGGCTACGCCACCATCGGCTCCCCGGGACAGGCCCAGAccgccaccccctctctctcctcccctccctcgctAGCCGGCACCCTCACAAAGGCTAGGCCCACTTCCAAGCCTCCTCGGCAGAGGCCCAGCCTACCCCCGCCGCAGCCCCCCAGCACCCCTGGCTCCAGCCCCCAACCTCTTGAGCACGGTGGCGGCCTTCTGGATGGATTGTCTCCTGGAGAGAGCATGTCCACAG CGGTATGA
- the LOC106579296 gene encoding rho GTPase-activating protein 44 isoform X4 has translation MKKQFNRMRQLANQTVGRAEKTEVLSEDLLQVEKRLELVKQVSHSTHKKLTACLQGQQGVDVEKRSVRSPSKKLPLTTLAQCLVEGAAVLGDDSLLGKMLKLCGETQEKMAQELILFEFTIDRDVVEPLYELAEVEIPNIQKQRKQLAKLVLDMDSARTRFHQSSKSGMSSNVQPGAKGEHLREEMEEAANRMEICRDQLSADMYNFVAKEIDYASYFQALIEVQAQYHRKSLELLQNILPQIKAHQETWVEKPCYGKPLEEHLALSGRDIAFPIEACVTMLLECGMQEEGLFRVAPSASKLKKLKASLDCGVMDVQEYSIDPHAIAGALKSYLRELPEPLMTFELYDEWIQASNIQDQDKRLQALLTACKKLPLANGNNFKYLIKFLAKLDDYQDENKMTPGNIAIVLGPNLLWTTQEGNITEMMTTVSLQIVGIIEPIIQHADWFFPGEIEFNVTGNYGSPVHTNHNANYSSMPSPDMDHSDRKHNDQSRRPLSVATDNMMLEFYKKDGSVRKIQSMGVRVMDTSWVSRRGSSSARKSSSTPLGVQSPLLPSDALIPEQGEVSASPSPTPPPASSDRASSDDASDSCYAYPSPEEERPPPPYPSSSSCYPPLHHFYPRAPQCARPVAPGPESVPPGPSPPPPPRWSCYSPPPLPPSSCPSPSPQQLDINSNPKPCSLHLPKQSSLAEAPHAPPPSETNVSPLYIKTPLVLTRHDPSLGPHPLTSPCPHLLRGAPVPVAEREEPS, from the exons AGCTGAAAAAACGGAAGTATTAAGTGAAGACCTGCTACAG GTGGAGAAGCGGCTGGAGCTGGTCAAACAGGTGTCCCACAGCACCCACAAGAAGCTGACTGCCTGTCTGCAGGGCCAACAGGGGGTGGATGTGGAGAAAAGGTCTGTCAGATCGCCCTCG AAAAAGCTGCCCCTTACAACGCTAGCGCAATGCCTGGTGGAGGGAGCTGCAGTGTTGGGCGACGACTCACTATTGGG GAAGATGCTAAAACTGTGTGGCGAGACACAGGAGAAGATGGCTCAAGAGCTCATCCTGTTTGAGTTCACCATTGACAGAGACGTGGTGGAACCCCTGTACGAACTAGCCGAG GTGGAAATCCCCAACATCCAGAAACAAAGGAAACAATTAGCAAAGCTGGTTCTGGACATGGATTCGGCACGCACAAG gtTCCACCAGTCCTCCAAATCGGGTATGTCCAGCAACGTGCAGCCAGGGGCCAAGGGCGAGCACCTCAGGGAAGAGATGGAAGAGGCAGCCAATCGAATGGAGATCTGTCGA GATCAATTATCAGCAGACATGTACAATTTTGTGGCCAAAGAAATTGACTATGCAAGCTACTTTCAGGCA ttgATAGAGGTGCAGGCACAGTACCACAGGAAGTCATTAGAGCTCCTCCAGAATATTCTGCCTCAGATTAAAGCCCACCAGG AGACGTGGGTGGAGAAGCCGTGCTATGGGAAACCCTTAGAGGAGCACCTAGCCCTCAGCGGGCGGGACATTGCCTTTCCTATCGAAGCCTGTGTCACCATGCTGCTGGAGTGTGGCATGCAGGAAGAG GGCCTGTTCAGAGTAGCGCCGTCTGCGTCCAAACTGAAGAAGCTCAAGGCGTCTCTagactgtggggtgatggacgtACAGGAGTATTCTATAGACCCTCACGCCATCGCAG GTGCTTTGAAATCCTACCTACGGGAACTCCCTGAGCCACTGATGACCTTTGAACTTTACGACGAATGGATTCAAGCTTCCAA CATTCAAGACCAAGACAAGAGACTCCAAGCCCTCCTTACAGCCTGCAAGAAACTACCCCTGGCCAACGGCAACAACTTCAA gtATTTAATCAAATTCCTCGCCAAGTTGGATGACTACCAGGACGAAAATAAAATGACCCCTGGGAATATTGCAATTGTCTTGGGCCCTAACCTGCTGTGGACAACGCAGGAAGG aaacATTACAGAGATGATGACCACTGTGTCCCTGCAGATCGTAGGCATCATTGAGCCCATCATCCAGCACGCTGACTGGTTCTTCCCTGGAG AGATTGAGTTTAATGTCACAGGAAACTATGGCAGCCCAGTCCACACCAATCACAACGCCAACTACAGCTCCATGCCGTCTCCGGATATGGACCATTCAGATCGCAAGCACAATGATCAGAGCCGACGTCCACTCAGTGTGGCCACCGATAATATGATGCTGGAGTTCTATAAGAAGGATGG CAGCGTTAGGAAAATTCAAAG CATGGGGGTCAGGGTGATGGACACTTCTTGGGTGTCGCGCAGGGGCTCGTCGTCAGCGCGTAAAAGCTCCTCCACGCCCCTAGGTGTACAGTCCCCCCTCCTGCCCTCAGACGCTCTCATACCTGAGCAGGGGGAGGTCTCTGCGtccccctccccaacccctcCTCCCGCTAGCAGTGACCGTGCCAG CTCCGATGACGCGTCGGACTCCTGTTATGCCTACCCCTCCCCGGAAGAGGAGAGGCCCCCTCCCCcttacccctcttcctcctcttgctACCCGCCTCTTCACCATTTCTACCCCCGAGCACCGCAGTGCGCGCGCCCTGTCGCCCCCGGTCCAGAGTCCGTGCCCCCTGGGCCGTCGCCCCCACCTCCCCCCCGCTGGTCTTGCTACAGCCCTCCCCCACTGCCCCCCTCTtcgtgtccctctccctccccccagcaGCTTGATATCAACTCTAACCCCAAGCCCTGCTCCCTGCACCTCCCCAAACAGAGCTCCCTGGCCGAAGCTCCGCATGCGCCCCCACCGTCAGAAACTAACGTCTCCCCTCTCTACATCAAAACCCCCCTCGTGTTAACCCGACATGACCCGTCCCTCGGTCCCCACCCCCTAACCTCCCCCTGTCCGCACCTCCTCCGTGGGGCGCCTGTgcctgtagcagagagagaggagccaagCTGA